Proteins found in one Nitratiruptor sp. SB155-2 genomic segment:
- a CDS encoding shikimate kinase yields MKNILLIGFMGVGKGTLARAMAGKTDIYAIDTDDLIESLTNTKIKKIFKKKGESYFRQLEQKTADWLAGSVKNSIISTGGGFYKVKNIKDIGTVVYLQADFDWIYDRITKSKNAKKKIKKRPLFKSYEDAKKLYEQRVGEYEKVADIVINVQNKTTDELIEEILNKIKDLPDIAL; encoded by the coding sequence ATGAAGAATATTTTACTTATCGGTTTCATGGGTGTCGGAAAAGGAACGCTCGCACGAGCGATGGCCGGAAAAACGGATATTTACGCCATTGATACGGATGATTTGATCGAAAGCCTTACCAACACGAAAATCAAAAAAATATTCAAAAAAAAGGGTGAAAGTTATTTTCGGCAACTTGAGCAAAAAACGGCCGACTGGCTAGCTGGCAGCGTGAAAAACTCCATCATATCGACGGGCGGAGGATTTTACAAAGTCAAAAACATCAAAGATATCGGTACTGTGGTATATCTTCAAGCAGACTTTGACTGGATATATGATCGCATCACAAAAAGCAAAAACGCCAAAAAAAAGATCAAAAAAAGACCTCTGTTTAAATCGTATGAGGATGCGAAAAAACTCTATGAACAAAGAGTCGGTGAATATGAAAAAGTTGCTGACATCGTTATCAATGTCCAAAACAAGACTACGGATGAGCTCATTGAAGAGATCTTAAATAAGATCAAAGATCTACCAGATATTGCTTTATAA
- the dnaE gene encoding DNA polymerase III subunit alpha: MKPNFTHLHLHTEYSLLDGANKIKALAKKAKELGMSAVAMTDHGNMFGAIDFYKTMKAEGLKPIIGMEAYLHNSDDLGDKSTRQRFHLCLFAKNEIGYKNLMFLSSMSYIKGFYYYPRINKKLLAEHSEGLICTSACLQGEVNWHLNTNERNTKFGAKGYEEAKKVALWYKEVFGDDFYLELMRHGIHDQLAIDEQIIKLSLETGIKIVATNDTHYLEKKDAEPHEAFMCIAMNKLYDDPNRLRHSVHEFYLKSPEEIAKLYADIPEALENTQEIVDKCNLELNLGNPTPPNFKFTVEYAKEYGLEVPTSERYSFENDEVLFEYICKEGLQKRLEYVPKEQHQKYWDRLQHEIDIIKKMKFPGYMIIVWDFVREAKKRGIPVGPGRGSAAGSLVAYAMGITDIDPLKYNLLFERFLNPERVSMPDIDIDFCQERRGEIIDYVVQKYGRYNVAQVITFGTLLAKGVIRDVARVLGLSYNDGDRMAKLIPDKLGITLKEAYEQESKIKELIESDPKFERVWRFALALEGLKRNAGMHAAGVVISNEELWHKTPLYKPSGEETIVTQYSLNFLEDVDLIKFDFLGLKTLTVIDNAVKLVEKRYNTKIDWNRIDLNDKKVYDLIQSGHTLGLFQIESDGMQRLNARLKPTTFEDIIAVLALYRPGPMESGMLDDFIERKHGRKQVYYPFEEVSFDELKETLEPTYGMIVYQEQVMQIVQTIGGFSLGEADIIRRAMGKKKRDLMEEYKREFVKRASERGFDAKKSEILFELIEKFAGYGFNKSHSAAYAMITFQTAYLKAYYPQEFMAALLTSEQDNTDKIVKYVDEVKRLGIKLLPPDVNLSSLEFNATTIDGEDVILFGLGAIKGVGKSAVLSILEARNEGVFKDLNDFLQRIDPNKVNKKVLEALIKSGAMDSFGYSRRTMLLGIEKIVTASHEIARAKKMAENSLFGDAQELIDIKVELEDLGEYDMKQILEFEKETLGFYVSGHPLDPFRSELEKIHYTLSSDLENIADSSEALFVGKVEEIKTKISNKGNKFGIVSIMDLHGNIEMMLFSDKLEELERMDLEKPVAFKVYVTKNDSFTRIRCDKIMSLEEAKNEHITTKIEEKYEEPLVIRLDLTHEIARLEELYHLAMQHPGKKPLKLVIVSKLQEVEIESQVYVNGDFAKEVQSLGVQVA; the protein is encoded by the coding sequence ATGAAGCCAAACTTCACCCATCTGCATCTACATACAGAGTATTCCCTTTTGGATGGTGCCAATAAGATAAAAGCCCTTGCAAAAAAAGCGAAAGAACTCGGTATGAGCGCTGTTGCCATGACAGATCACGGCAATATGTTTGGAGCTATTGATTTTTACAAAACGATGAAGGCTGAAGGCCTCAAACCAATTATTGGAATGGAAGCCTATTTGCACAACTCCGATGATCTCGGTGATAAATCCACAAGACAGCGGTTTCATCTCTGTCTTTTTGCCAAAAATGAGATAGGGTATAAAAATCTGATGTTTTTAAGCTCCATGAGCTATATCAAGGGTTTTTACTACTACCCAAGAATCAATAAAAAGCTTTTAGCCGAACACAGCGAGGGGCTTATCTGTACAAGTGCCTGTTTGCAAGGTGAGGTGAACTGGCATCTCAACACCAATGAGAGAAACACGAAATTTGGCGCAAAAGGGTATGAAGAAGCCAAAAAGGTGGCTTTGTGGTACAAAGAAGTTTTTGGAGATGATTTTTATCTGGAACTCATGCGCCACGGCATCCACGATCAGTTGGCGATCGATGAGCAAATTATAAAGCTGAGCCTTGAGACTGGGATCAAAATAGTGGCTACAAACGATACCCACTACTTGGAAAAAAAGGATGCGGAACCGCACGAAGCCTTTATGTGTATCGCTATGAACAAACTCTATGACGATCCAAACAGACTCAGGCACAGTGTGCATGAGTTTTATCTGAAGTCTCCTGAAGAGATAGCAAAGCTTTATGCCGATATTCCTGAAGCTCTTGAAAATACGCAAGAGATCGTGGATAAGTGTAATCTTGAGCTCAATCTTGGAAACCCGACTCCGCCAAATTTTAAATTTACTGTGGAGTATGCCAAAGAGTATGGTTTGGAAGTACCGACAAGTGAGCGATACAGTTTTGAAAACGATGAGGTGCTGTTTGAGTATATCTGTAAGGAGGGTTTGCAAAAGAGGCTTGAGTATGTTCCTAAAGAGCAGCATCAAAAGTATTGGGATAGGCTGCAACATGAGATCGATATCATCAAAAAGATGAAGTTTCCGGGATATATGATTATCGTTTGGGACTTTGTACGAGAAGCGAAAAAAAGAGGTATCCCGGTGGGGCCTGGACGAGGGAGCGCTGCGGGAAGTCTCGTAGCATATGCCATGGGGATTACCGATATCGATCCACTCAAGTACAATCTTCTTTTCGAGCGGTTTTTAAATCCAGAGCGGGTGAGTATGCCCGATATCGATATAGATTTTTGCCAGGAGCGCCGAGGGGAAATCATCGACTATGTGGTGCAAAAGTATGGACGATACAACGTTGCGCAGGTTATCACTTTTGGTACGCTTTTGGCAAAAGGGGTGATCCGCGATGTCGCAAGGGTCTTGGGGTTAAGCTACAACGATGGAGATCGCATGGCAAAACTGATTCCAGACAAGCTTGGTATCACACTCAAAGAGGCCTATGAGCAAGAGTCAAAAATCAAAGAGCTCATTGAAAGTGATCCGAAATTTGAGCGGGTGTGGCGATTTGCATTGGCGCTGGAAGGGCTCAAAAGAAATGCCGGTATGCACGCCGCAGGCGTTGTCATAAGCAACGAAGAGCTCTGGCACAAAACTCCGCTGTATAAACCGAGCGGGGAAGAGACGATTGTTACGCAATACTCTTTGAACTTTTTGGAAGATGTAGATTTGATCAAGTTTGACTTCTTGGGACTTAAAACATTGACCGTAATCGACAATGCTGTGAAACTTGTGGAAAAACGGTACAACACGAAGATCGACTGGAACAGAATCGATCTCAATGATAAAAAAGTGTATGATCTTATCCAAAGCGGGCATACACTGGGCCTGTTTCAGATAGAATCTGATGGGATGCAGCGTCTCAATGCAAGGCTCAAACCTACAACCTTTGAAGATATCATCGCAGTACTTGCCCTTTATCGCCCAGGTCCTATGGAATCGGGCATGCTCGATGATTTTATAGAAAGAAAACATGGGCGAAAGCAGGTCTACTATCCTTTTGAAGAGGTAAGTTTCGACGAACTCAAAGAGACTTTGGAACCTACCTATGGGATGATCGTCTACCAAGAGCAGGTTATGCAGATCGTACAAACTATTGGTGGATTCAGTCTTGGCGAAGCCGATATCATCAGGCGGGCCATGGGGAAAAAGAAACGAGATCTCATGGAAGAGTACAAAAGGGAATTCGTCAAGCGTGCAAGCGAACGCGGATTTGATGCGAAAAAGAGTGAAATCCTTTTCGAGCTTATTGAGAAGTTTGCAGGATACGGATTTAACAAATCCCACTCTGCAGCCTATGCGATGATCACGTTTCAAACTGCCTATCTCAAAGCCTACTATCCGCAAGAGTTTATGGCTGCTCTTCTTACAAGCGAACAGGATAACACGGACAAGATCGTCAAATATGTGGATGAGGTGAAACGGCTTGGCATCAAACTTTTGCCACCGGATGTCAATCTTTCATCTCTTGAGTTCAACGCTACGACAATCGATGGTGAGGATGTCATCCTTTTTGGGCTTGGAGCGATCAAAGGGGTTGGGAAAAGTGCTGTTTTAAGCATTTTGGAAGCAAGAAATGAGGGGGTATTTAAAGATCTAAATGATTTCTTGCAACGGATCGATCCAAACAAAGTGAACAAAAAGGTTCTAGAAGCTTTGATCAAATCCGGTGCGATGGATTCTTTTGGATACAGCAGAAGAACGATGCTTCTTGGAATCGAAAAGATAGTCACTGCCAGCCACGAGATAGCGCGAGCCAAAAAGATGGCTGAAAACTCGCTCTTTGGGGATGCCCAGGAGCTTATCGATATCAAGGTGGAGCTGGAAGATCTAGGCGAATACGATATGAAACAGATTTTGGAGTTTGAGAAAGAGACCCTGGGATTTTATGTATCAGGGCATCCACTCGATCCATTTAGAAGTGAACTTGAAAAGATTCACTACACCCTCTCAAGTGATCTAGAAAATATAGCCGATTCTTCAGAAGCACTTTTTGTTGGGAAAGTGGAAGAGATCAAGACAAAAATCAGCAACAAAGGCAACAAATTTGGCATCGTCAGCATCATGGATTTGCATGGCAATATAGAGATGATGCTCTTTAGCGACAAATTGGAAGAACTGGAGCGAATGGATCTTGAAAAACCGGTCGCATTCAAGGTGTATGTCACAAAAAATGACAGCTTTACCCGTATCCGCTGTGACAAGATCATGAGCCTGGAAGAGGCAAAAAATGAGCATATAACGACAAAAATAGAGGAAAAATATGAAGAACCTCTTGTTATTCGACTTGATCTTACCCATGAAATTGCACGACTTGAGGAGCTTTACCATCTGGCGATGCAGCATCCTGGCAAAAAACCATTGAAACTGGTAATCGTCTCCAAACTGCAGGAGGTGGAGATAGAGTCTCAGGTCTATGTCAATGGCGACTTTGCCAAAGAGGTGCAAAGTTTGGGAGTTCAGGTGGCTTAA
- a CDS encoding DUF234 domain-containing protein gives MAIIYIPKRKSNANFLIDSLFSIIDYSKKEGGKIKKRFIQLYKNFKRGEIEKAIISFALFDGVEQYFTLDFDKSIEENILTVLRNFECFIKPFSQQNNFFLSALATGDRKIESAIKKSFSKEQEGYESLQRFIDQNIIEKEFSRETLPKKEPKKRLKKELRRYRIQHKAKFSRAFYRFWYRYIYPSLEQLHNQEFEQVQAFILSDLDNFVSFTFEELSNELLKERFPEHIRSGSYWDRKVEIDLLMELDNGNVIIGECKWKNSKICKKTLSSLQKKSQIAGFSPTYYALFSKSSFSNELLKSKEKNILLFDLEDFKEWSEEAVYKRKEKKPYSFEF, from the coding sequence TTGGCAATTATATATATACCCAAAAGAAAAAGTAACGCAAATTTCCTCATCGATTCCCTTTTTAGTATAATAGATTATAGCAAAAAGGAAGGAGGAAAAATTAAAAAACGTTTTATACAACTCTATAAAAATTTCAAACGTGGTGAAATTGAAAAAGCGATTATCTCTTTCGCGCTTTTCGATGGAGTAGAACAATATTTTACACTCGATTTTGATAAGAGTATTGAAGAAAATATTCTAACTGTTTTACGCAATTTCGAATGTTTTATCAAACCATTCTCCCAACAAAACAATTTCTTTCTTTCCGCTTTGGCAACGGGAGATAGAAAAATAGAGTCTGCTATCAAAAAAAGCTTTTCCAAAGAGCAAGAGGGATATGAAAGCTTGCAACGCTTCATTGATCAAAATATTATCGAAAAGGAGTTTAGCAGAGAGACTCTTCCCAAAAAAGAGCCAAAAAAGCGACTCAAAAAAGAGCTTAGACGCTATCGCATCCAGCATAAAGCCAAGTTCTCCAGAGCTTTTTACAGATTTTGGTATCGATATATCTATCCTTCATTAGAACAACTTCATAACCAAGAGTTTGAGCAGGTACAAGCCTTTATATTATCGGATCTAGACAATTTTGTAAGTTTCACTTTTGAAGAACTTTCCAACGAACTGTTGAAAGAGCGTTTTCCTGAACATATTCGCAGTGGAAGCTACTGGGATAGGAAAGTAGAGATCGATCTTTTGATGGAGCTGGACAATGGTAATGTGATCATAGGTGAATGCAAATGGAAAAATAGCAAAATCTGTAAAAAGACTCTGTCATCATTACAAAAGAAGAGTCAAATCGCCGGGTTTTCTCCAACATATTACGCTCTTTTTTCAAAAAGTAGCTTCTCCAATGAATTGTTAAAATCAAAAGAGAAAAATATACTTCTTTTCGATCTGGAAGATTTCAAAGAGTGGAGCGAAGAAGCGGTGTATAAAAGAAAAGAGAAAAAACCCTACTCTTTCGAGTTTTAA
- a CDS encoding lipid-binding SYLF domain-containing protein: MRKFALLFLLGIYIIANENGTLIAAVNALDRFMALPEERIPPKLLRRAAAIAIVPNLIRGGFVVGARFGKGVLLVKNRNGWSDPVFIKLYGGSLGWQIGLENIDVILIFKNRQNALRLLSNSLTLGGDLSIALGPVGRAGQKATDLGFRAQILSYSRSMGAFAGLALAGSRLEVDYEANAHFYHCDPYKIYQIIQGKCHVTNTYVQVLKEKLREYASWQE, encoded by the coding sequence ATGAGGAAATTTGCGTTACTTTTTCTTTTGGGTATATATATAATTGCCAACGAAAACGGTACGCTTATTGCAGCTGTCAATGCGCTTGATCGGTTTATGGCGCTTCCGGAAGAGAGAATTCCGCCAAAGCTTTTGAGAAGAGCTGCAGCTATTGCCATCGTACCAAATCTTATTCGCGGCGGATTTGTTGTGGGGGCTCGTTTCGGAAAAGGAGTGTTGCTTGTTAAAAATAGGAATGGATGGAGCGATCCGGTATTTATAAAACTATATGGAGGAAGTCTTGGGTGGCAGATAGGTTTAGAAAATATTGATGTGATTTTGATATTTAAAAACAGGCAAAACGCTCTTCGTCTTTTAAGTAACTCTTTGACATTAGGAGGGGATCTTTCTATTGCTTTAGGGCCGGTAGGAAGGGCTGGACAAAAAGCGACCGATCTCGGATTTCGTGCCCAGATTCTTTCGTATTCACGAAGTATGGGGGCTTTTGCCGGATTGGCGCTTGCCGGATCCAGACTTGAAGTAGATTATGAAGCGAATGCGCATTTTTATCACTGTGATCCGTACAAGATATACCAGATCATCCAGGGAAAATGTCACGTAACCAATACATATGTACAGGTACTCAAAGAGAAGCTGAGAGAATATGCTTCATGGCAAGAGTAA
- a CDS encoding archaemetzincin family Zn-dependent metalloprotease: MCDSRVLLVGFSWFEPEIVAFLQNVIKEVLNIETKFISEAPLPRNAYHAMRRQYLASAFLEQLLFFKENPSDIVLGIMGEDLYEPNLNFVFGVATSLYGVAVIATKRLHNRFYGLSEDKRLYMRRVATEAIHEIGHVLGLSHCENPHCVMHFSNTLADTDTKGYHFCPRCEEQAKKAICTDKI; this comes from the coding sequence ATGTGCGATAGCAGAGTATTGCTTGTCGGTTTTTCATGGTTTGAACCAGAAATAGTTGCTTTTTTACAAAATGTCATCAAAGAAGTTTTAAACATTGAGACGAAGTTTATATCTGAAGCTCCTTTGCCAAGAAACGCTTATCACGCTATGCGACGGCAATACCTGGCATCCGCTTTTTTAGAACAACTCCTGTTTTTCAAAGAAAATCCCTCTGATATTGTACTTGGCATCATGGGAGAAGATCTGTATGAGCCAAATCTCAATTTTGTTTTTGGTGTTGCCACATCACTCTATGGCGTTGCAGTTATAGCGACAAAGAGGCTTCATAACCGTTTTTACGGTCTAAGTGAGGATAAACGGCTCTATATGCGAAGAGTTGCAACGGAGGCGATTCATGAGATCGGCCATGTTTTGGGATTATCCCATTGTGAAAATCCCCACTGTGTGATGCATTTTTCCAACACATTAGCCGATACGGACACAAAAGGATACCATTTTTGCCCCAGATGTGAAGAACAGGCAAAAAAAGCGATATGCACAGATAAGATATAA
- a CDS encoding bifunctional 3,4-dihydroxy-2-butanone 4-phosphate synthase/GTP cyclohydrolase II — protein sequence MPIKRVEEALEEIKKGNMVVLIDDEDRENEGDLVYAATFSTPEKVNFLASEARGLICVAVTKDIANRLELSPMVQRNDSAHETAFTVSVDAKAATTGISAYERDLTIRLLANPTSVPGDFVKPGHIFPLIAKEGGVLVRTGHTEGSVDLCKLAGLQPAAVLCEIMNPDGTMARRDSLEAFAKKHDLKILYISDIVEYRLQNERLIKKINEEEIEFFGVKANRIDFEDHLGNVHTAVIFYSAKGRTNVRFHNVAKDKDLLLDQKKYQTLIKAIEYLKKNSGVLIFLENEKVGDQTKEYGIGAQILKELDVKEIKLLTSHKGKEFVGLSGFGLDIVEEIEIA from the coding sequence ATGCCAATAAAAAGAGTAGAAGAGGCTCTTGAAGAGATCAAAAAAGGAAATATGGTTGTTTTGATAGATGATGAAGACAGGGAAAACGAGGGAGATCTCGTTTATGCTGCCACTTTTAGCACTCCTGAAAAAGTCAATTTTTTGGCAAGTGAGGCAAGGGGACTTATCTGTGTAGCAGTGACCAAAGATATCGCAAATAGGTTAGAGCTTTCGCCAATGGTACAAAGAAACGATTCGGCCCACGAGACCGCTTTTACGGTAAGTGTGGATGCAAAAGCGGCAACGACGGGGATTTCGGCATATGAAAGAGATCTCACCATCAGACTTCTTGCAAATCCAACTTCAGTTCCTGGTGATTTCGTAAAGCCTGGGCATATCTTCCCGCTCATCGCAAAAGAGGGGGGCGTACTGGTACGGACTGGTCATACGGAAGGATCGGTGGATCTTTGTAAACTGGCGGGTCTTCAGCCGGCCGCAGTGTTATGTGAGATTATGAATCCAGATGGAACCATGGCCAGACGGGACAGCCTGGAAGCCTTTGCTAAAAAGCACGATCTAAAAATTTTGTATATCTCCGATATCGTGGAGTATAGACTCCAAAACGAACGGTTGATTAAGAAGATCAACGAAGAGGAGATAGAATTTTTTGGTGTCAAAGCCAACAGGATCGATTTTGAGGATCATCTTGGAAACGTCCATACAGCCGTTATTTTCTATTCTGCCAAAGGAAGAACCAACGTGCGATTCCACAATGTCGCAAAAGACAAGGATCTGCTTCTAGATCAAAAGAAGTATCAGACGCTGATAAAAGCTATAGAGTATCTGAAAAAAAACAGCGGGGTCCTTATCTTTTTGGAAAACGAAAAAGTGGGAGACCAGACGAAAGAGTATGGTATAGGCGCGCAGATTCTCAAAGAGCTTGACGTCAAGGAGATAAAACTTCTAACTTCCCATAAAGGAAAAGAGTTTGTGGGACTGAGTGGATTTGGTCTGGATATTGTAGAGGAGATAGAAATCGCTTAA
- a CDS encoding PAS domain S-box protein produces MYTLALCPHDSEDEEELIRWKTLADKISKKLHIPIELKTFENYIEEKIKLAEVDYDLYYANPVTSYYLYKKGYKPVARLKGKKDTFVVIGYRKIHNHHTTVTTTFVETHMLPLLLEKDFDFISTKVLFVPTQKDIYEYVKTRKAEYGIMYEDSYNVQAISDLDKPSVIDHISSSLCHTLMVKPANYEKIKEVLQTCEEFKLIDEKIFFDGITEKLPIFAFLKTKELLDISKALYNNPYIGAVVYTDKILYTNEALQQMIGYSFKELESMSPMDIIVDEQKEIFEEVLKERMKGKFFPRGYEELKLRTNEGKIIYTHAFSNTILYKNKNTYAGLIFFVDITKEVLFQKLYKALRDVNRAITTVLTEEELARTVCRTLVKELDISFVWLGVVNEKTGTIKSIYKCGEGNGYLDKINIRIGKEVLKAKGLTRNAYRKRKIVINSSTKNNPDKNVVKKEMLKRGFLSSAAIPIMKDNKVHAILNIYATLPRYFDEINKILLEELQHDLSFAIEKIEFIRQSIILEKAVEKGSEWVIIADEKGRIEYINDYVTETSGYSKEDLIGKNMFLLFQQDDVKNNNKFW; encoded by the coding sequence ATGTATACATTAGCTCTGTGTCCTCACGATAGTGAGGATGAAGAGGAGTTAATAAGATGGAAAACATTAGCAGACAAAATTTCTAAAAAACTCCATATACCTATAGAGCTGAAAACGTTTGAAAACTATATAGAAGAGAAGATAAAACTTGCTGAGGTAGACTACGATTTATACTATGCAAATCCGGTAACTTCATATTACTTGTATAAAAAAGGGTATAAACCTGTTGCACGTCTTAAAGGAAAAAAAGATACTTTTGTTGTGATAGGATATAGGAAAATTCATAATCATCATACTACAGTGACTACGACATTTGTTGAGACACATATGCTCCCATTACTTTTAGAAAAAGATTTTGATTTTATATCAACAAAAGTATTATTTGTTCCAACTCAAAAAGATATATATGAGTATGTAAAAACAAGAAAAGCTGAATATGGGATTATGTATGAAGATAGCTATAATGTGCAAGCTATATCTGATCTAGATAAACCTTCCGTTATTGACCATATTTCCTCAAGTCTTTGCCATACACTTATGGTTAAACCAGCAAATTATGAAAAAATAAAAGAAGTATTGCAAACATGTGAAGAGTTTAAACTGATAGATGAAAAAATTTTTTTTGATGGTATAACAGAAAAACTTCCAATTTTCGCATTTTTAAAAACAAAAGAGTTGCTAGATATCTCTAAGGCTCTTTATAACAATCCTTATATTGGAGCAGTCGTATATACAGATAAGATTTTATATACTAACGAGGCATTGCAACAAATGATTGGATACTCATTTAAAGAACTAGAAAGTATGAGCCCAATGGATATAATTGTTGATGAACAAAAAGAGATTTTTGAGGAAGTTTTGAAAGAAAGAATGAAAGGAAAGTTTTTTCCCCGAGGATATGAAGAATTAAAGTTAAGAACGAATGAGGGTAAAATAATCTATACACATGCTTTTTCGAATACCATTCTTTATAAAAATAAAAACACCTATGCCGGATTGATTTTTTTTGTTGATATCACAAAAGAAGTGCTTTTTCAAAAACTTTATAAGGCGTTAAGAGATGTAAATAGAGCAATAACTACAGTATTAACAGAAGAGGAACTAGCTAGGACAGTATGTCGTACACTTGTTAAAGAACTGGATATAAGTTTCGTATGGCTTGGTGTGGTCAATGAAAAAACAGGTACTATCAAATCCATATACAAATGTGGGGAGGGAAATGGGTATTTAGATAAAATAAATATTAGGATAGGAAAGGAAGTTCTCAAAGCTAAGGGACTGACGAGGAATGCTTATCGGAAAAGAAAAATAGTGATTAATTCTTCTACAAAAAATAATCCCGATAAAAATGTAGTAAAAAAAGAGATGTTGAAAAGAGGTTTCCTTTCTTCAGCTGCTATACCCATTATGAAAGATAATAAAGTTCATGCAATCTTAAATATTTATGCAACATTACCACGTTATTTTGATGAAATAAATAAAATTCTTCTGGAAGAACTGCAACATGATTTAAGCTTTGCAATTGAAAAGATTGAATTTATTAGACAATCGATTATACTAGAAAAAGCTGTTGAAAAAGGTTCAGAATGGGTAATAATTGCTGATGAAAAAGGGAGAATAGAATATATAAATGATTATGTCACTGAAACTTCTGGTTATTCTAAAGAAGATTTGATAGGGAAAAATATGTTTCTTTTGTTTCAGCAAGATGATGTGAAAAATAATAATAAATTTTGGTAA
- a CDS encoding putative bifunctional diguanylate cyclase/phosphodiesterase produces MIYIDFEIIPITLPNGELKLVSLGRDITYEKKLFYENEQLKDFDPLTELYNYNGFVRQVEAFLHENPDTTCAFLLIDLVNFSYINKSYSVEVGDQILKEIGKKLKKQFGKNEVVIGRIGGDEFGICFKNIDTQEHLYSVVEKIKSIFDKKIQFSISGYSLSIFIHGGVAIYPNDGITVQKLLENASVALKSAKKENENVIKFYNNLIENKVKNYINAENLLNRAIQKNLFIFHYQPYVDAITQEIIGFEALVRIKEEDGTIHYPNEFIDLLENSHFLDSFRHWAVDEVIQKIKKWEKPVSINISARSFKNRELTEEVLSHTKGLPAPLTIEITERLYMKDPQRSKEMIERLKECKNIQISIDDFGTGYSSLSYLKDMHADILKIDISFVRAMLEDTKSQAIVSAIITLAQALGMKTVAEGVETKEQYEMLKKMGVDYIQGYYFFKPLPEEEIEKLLKK; encoded by the coding sequence TTGATATATATAGATTTTGAAATTATACCTATAACACTCCCAAATGGTGAATTAAAACTTGTATCATTAGGTAGAGATATAACTTATGAAAAAAAACTTTTTTATGAGAACGAACAATTAAAAGATTTTGATCCATTAACTGAATTATACAATTATAATGGTTTTGTTCGTCAAGTAGAAGCTTTCCTCCATGAAAATCCTGATACAACTTGTGCATTTTTACTTATTGATCTAGTTAATTTTTCTTACATTAATAAAAGTTATAGTGTCGAGGTAGGTGATCAAATTTTAAAAGAAATAGGAAAAAAATTAAAAAAACAATTTGGAAAAAATGAAGTTGTTATAGGTCGAATAGGAGGAGATGAGTTTGGTATTTGTTTCAAAAATATAGATACACAAGAGCATTTGTATTCGGTTGTGGAGAAAATAAAAAGTATTTTTGATAAAAAAATTCAATTTTCGATTAGTGGATATAGCTTATCAATTTTCATCCATGGAGGCGTAGCTATTTATCCAAATGATGGCATAACCGTTCAAAAACTTTTAGAAAACGCAAGTGTAGCTTTAAAGTCCGCAAAAAAAGAGAATGAAAATGTTATAAAATTTTACAACAACCTGATAGAAAACAAAGTAAAAAATTATATAAATGCAGAGAATCTACTAAATAGAGCTATTCAGAAGAATCTTTTTATATTTCATTATCAACCATATGTCGATGCTATTACACAAGAGATAATTGGATTCGAAGCACTTGTTAGAATCAAAGAGGAAGATGGTACGATCCACTATCCAAACGAATTTATCGATCTATTGGAAAATTCACACTTTTTGGACAGCTTTAGGCATTGGGCAGTGGATGAGGTGATACAAAAAATAAAGAAGTGGGAAAAACCTGTTAGTATCAATATTTCGGCCAGATCTTTTAAAAATAGAGAATTGACTGAGGAAGTTTTGTCTCATACAAAGGGCCTGCCAGCACCTTTGACTATAGAGATAACGGAACGGCTCTATATGAAAGATCCACAGCGCTCTAAAGAGATGATAGAGAGACTCAAAGAGTGTAAAAATATACAGATTTCCATCGATGATTTTGGTACAGGGTACTCATCCCTATCGTATCTTAAAGATATGCATGCAGACATTTTAAAAATCGATATCTCCTTTGTACGAGCCATGTTGGAAGATACAAAATCCCAAGCTATCGTCAGTGCCATTATCACATTGGCGCAAGCTCTTGGTATGAAGACGGTGGCTGAAGGTGTGGAGACGAAAGAGCAGTATGAAATGCTTAAAAAAATGGGTGTCGATTATATACAAGGATATTACTTTTTCAAACCTTTGCCAGAAGAAGAGATAGAAAAACTATTAAAAAAGTAA
- a CDS encoding YbgC/FadM family acyl-CoA thioesterase gives MKIRVYYEDVDIGGVVYHSKYLNFCERARSELFFENRKSPVYKEYHFVVKELKASYLKPAFFGDLLEVKTQLQQTKGARIQLLQTVCKDEDPIFKIEIELVCMKGLKPAKIPHYFLEVFDR, from the coding sequence ATGAAAATACGAGTCTATTATGAAGATGTGGATATAGGTGGTGTCGTCTATCATTCGAAGTATCTCAATTTTTGTGAGAGGGCGAGGAGTGAACTCTTTTTTGAAAACAGAAAGAGTCCTGTGTACAAAGAGTACCATTTTGTTGTCAAAGAACTGAAAGCTTCTTATCTCAAACCCGCTTTTTTTGGTGATCTTTTGGAAGTAAAGACACAACTTCAACAGACAAAAGGTGCAAGGATACAACTACTCCAAACAGTTTGTAAAGATGAAGATCCGATTTTTAAAATAGAGATAGAGCTTGTCTGTATGAAAGGCCTCAAACCTGCTAAAATTCCGCACTATTTTCTGGAAGTGTTTGATCGATAA